The region AAAAGTAGTGAATTGTGACCATCTTATCCCTCCGCTCCGGTTATGGGCTGTTGTTGCGACGAAGACGACGGCGACATTCTCCGCCACCTCATGAGTTCCCCTTCCTCCGCCcaaaccccaccaccacctcctcctcctccttccaccGTGATCTCACCGATGAATTCTCATTTCTCCGCACTATCCTCCACCGACATCCTCCGCCTCATCTTCCAGAAGCTTCCCGTCCCGGATCTCGCCCGTGCCACCTGCGTCTCCCGACTCTGGAACTCCGTCGCCTCCCAGAGGGACATGGTAACCAGAGCTTTCCTCGCCCCCTGGAAATTGAACAACGCCATCGGAGACCCACTCTCCAAAAGCTTCTGGAGAGACAACTCTCTCGCTAAATTCGCCGCCTCTCATCGGGTTGTGCGCGGCGACAGCGTCGCCAGTCTTGCCGTCAAGTACTCCGTTCAGGTAGGGTTTTGACTCTCACCTTAAACAGTGAAATTCTCAATTGAATTGCTGATTTCCTTGATGTTCACTTATTGTTTGAAAATTTAGAAATACCCAGTTTAGTTGAGTTTAGCATGTTTTTACAAATTTGATTCTTGAGTGAATAGTGATGGTTTAGGGTTTGTACCTATTGAATCTAACCTTTTACAACAAGATGCAGTAGCAATGCTTGACTTTGCAGAAAGTTGTGGATAATAGGCTTGATGTGGTTGCAAAACTATGATGTTGTGGCCGTAATTGTGATCAGGCCAGACTTGTTAATAGCGCGCCATAGTGGCGCAATT is a window of Lotus japonicus ecotype B-129 chromosome 5, LjGifu_v1.2 DNA encoding:
- the LOC130718633 gene encoding F-box protein At1g55000, whose product is MGCCCDEDDGDILRHLMSSPSSAQTPPPPPPPPSTVISPMNSHFSALSSTDILRLIFQKLPVPDLARATCVSRLWNSVASQRDMVTRAFLAPWKLNNAIGDPLSKSFWRDNSLAKFAASHRVVRGDSVASLAVKYSVQVMDIKRLNNMMSDHGIYSRERLLIPISNPDILVNRTCFIELDVFAKREVAVLYPNDEPDRKRTTYVANRISSEESNKKVLHSLKRSMQVDSETAQYYWSVSNGDPRAALAEFSADLQWDRQVGHS